The window ATCTTCCTTTAATCTTATCGTTTTTGGAGAAGAACCCCGCAGGGCATATGACCGTGTTCACCTAAGCGAATACTTTAATGGTAAAACAGCAGACGATCTTTCGCTTTCTACCGAAAACTGGTACCAGGAACAAAACATTACACTCTTTCTAAACAATCCTGTAGTTAAAATAGATCGCGAACAACAAAAGGTATATACTGGCAATGGTTTAGAGTATATTTATGATATATTGGTTTTTGCCACGGGCTCCGGCGCCTTTGTTCCGAACATCCCAGGCATAGAAAAAGAAGGCGTTTTTGTTTACCGTACCCTCGAAGACCTCGACCTGATTAGCGCATACGCAAAAAAAGCAAAAACAGCCTCAGTTATAGGTGGTGGCTTGCTTGGTTTGGAAGCAGCAAAAGCACTAATAGATTTAGGAATCGATAAAACCAGTATCATCGAATTTGCTCCGCGTTTAATGCCCAGACAAATTGATGCCGCAGGTAGTGATATGCTAAAATCGAAATTAACTGACCTGGGCTTACAAATCCACTTAAACAAAAACACCTCTAATATTGAAGGTGAGGGCAAGATTACTGCATTAAAATTTACTGATGACACAATACTAGAAGCCGACATGCTGGTTATATCGGCAGGTATTAAACCCAGAGATGAACTGGCAAAAGCCTGTGGAATTGAAGTAGGTCCGCGTGGTGGTATTGTTGTGGACGAGAAAATGCAAACCAGCGACCCGGCAATATTTGCTATTGGCGAATGCGCCCTGTTTGATGACATGATTTACGGATTGGTAGCACCTGGCTATGAAATGGCCGAAGTTTTAGCCACCAACCTGTGTGCAGGCAATAAAAACTTCAGCAGCTTCGACATGAGCACGAAGCTGAAACTCATTGGTATAGATGTAGCCAGTTTTGGCGATAACTTTATTACCGAACCTGATTGCCGCACCATTATTTTCGAAAACAAACACAAAGGTGTTTATAAACGGATTAATGTAAGTAACGACGGACAATACCTTTTAGGCGGTATACTTATTGGAGATGCATCGGCCTACAACATGCTCTTACAAACGGCCATCAATAAAATTGCATTACCCGAAGACCCTGAAGAATTAATACTGGGTTCACGTGGTGGCAGCGAGCCGGCAGGCGCAGGCATTACCAGTTTGCCCGATAGCGCGTTAATTTGCAGCTGCGAGGGAGTTAGCAAAGGCGATATCTGCGCTTCGGTTACCAGCGGTGGATGCGAAAATATAGATGATGTAAAAAAATGCACCAAAGCCGGTACAGGTTGCGGCGGTTGTATGCCAATGGTGAAAGATCTATTGAACTACACTTTAAAATCGCAAGGCAAATACATAAAAAATGTGATCTGCGAGCACTTTAACTACAGCAGACAGGAGCTTTACGACCTCATCCACATCCATGAGCTGAAAAATTACGACGAAGTATTGAATGCTTTGGGCGAAAACGATGGTTGCGAGATATGTAAACCATTGGTTTCATCAATCCTGGCCAGTCTTTGGAACGAAATGATCCTTAAAAAAGGAAACGATGTAGCTCAAGACAGTAATGACCGCTTTTTGGCTAACATCCAAAAAGGAGGCTCCTACTCTGTGGTACCACGCATACCTGGCGGAGAAATAACTCCTGAAAAACTGATCGTTATTGGCGAAGTAGCTAAAAAATACAACTTGTACACCAAGATCACCGGCGGTCAGCGTATCGATTTGTTTGGTGCACACCTGAACGATTTGCCTGTAATCTGGGAAGAACTGATTGCCGCAGGCTTCGAAAGCGGCCATGCTTATGGAAAAGGATTGAGAACGGTAAAAAGCTGCGTGGGCAGCACCTGGTGCCGTTTCGGATTGCACGATAGCGTAAGCTTTGCCATCCGCATTGAAGAAAGATACAGAGGTATACGTGCCCCACATAAATTTAAATCGGCAGTAAGTGGCTGTATCAGAGAATGTGCAGAGGCTCAAAGCAAAGACTTCGGCATTATTGCTACCGAAAAAGGCTGGAATTTATACGTGTGTGGTAACGGCGGTAGTAAACCGCAGCACGCACTCTTGCTTGCCACCGATTTAGATAGCGAAACCTGCATCAAGTATATCGATAGGTTCTTAATGTTCTATATCCGCACAGCCGATCCACTTACCAGAACCGCAACCTGGTTAAATAAAATGGAGGGTGGCATCGATTACCTGCGCAACGTAGTGATCAACGACAGTTTAGGCATGGCCAAACAATGGGAGCACGAAATTGAAAAACTGATCAGCTCGTACAAATGCGAATGGAAAGAGGCAGTAGAAAACCCGGCAATCAGAAAACGTTTCTCTCATTTTGTAAATGCACCTGAAGAGAAAGATCCTTCGATCGAATTTGTAGAAATGCGCGGACAAAAAAGAACCGCTGAATGGAAAATAGTCTAACCAAATATAATCAACCAACAATTTTCAATTTAAACTTAATCTTATGACAGAAACAACAAACAACTGGTTAGCCGCATGTCGTGTTGAAGACGCAGTAGAAAATGGCGGGGTATGTGTAAAACACGGTGAAGAACAAATTGCGTTATTCTATTTTACCAGAAGAAATGAGTGGTATGCCACCCAAAATGAGTGTCCCCACAAAAAGCAAATGGCTTTAAGCCGTGGAATGATTGGCTCTATTACCGACGAACCTAAGGTAGCCTGCCCTTTCCACAAAAAAACGTTTTCGTTAAACACCGGTGAATGCTTAAGTGGCGATGAATGCGCCATAAAAACCTACCCGGTAAAGGTAGAAAATGGAACTGTTTATGTTGGAATCAATCCAAAATCTTAAATTGTATTATTAAGAGAAAACAAACCAAAGTTCAACCTAAACCAAACCAAAATGAAAACTCAAAATCGCGTAGCTATTATTAGCTGCTTAGTATCCACTGTGTTCTTTTTTCAAGCCAAAGCACAAACCAAAGCTGTTTTATTTGATGGCATTTTAACTGCAGGCTATGTTGACCACGGCGCTTTTATAAATTGTGCAGGTCCAAGTATCAAATTCAGCAAAAAGCCTTATACAGTTTTACTAGGCATGTTACCTAGCTTAAGAATTAAGGAAGATAAAGTTGCAACTGGTGCTACCAAAAACTCAGTACTTACCCCTAATCTGGGTTTTGGCTTAACTGCCGCCTTCCGTCACATTGCCATTCAATTACCCGTTTTTTACAATGCTAAAACTGCGGTAAAAAATGGTGAATGGAACCTGGGTGCTGGCCTGGGCTATAAATTTTAATCCAACCATTAAATCAACCCCGCTTAACTGAACATTATGACAACTAACCTTAGCCCCAAACCGTTAGATAAACTGAATATATTTTCGCTTAAAGGCGTTCAGATGAAAACCTTCCACATTACCTGGCTTACCTTTTTCTTCTGCTTTTTTGCCTGGTTCGGAATGGCTCCACTGATGAAAATTGCCCGCGAGCAGCTGCATTTAACCAAAGATCAGGTTGGTAATATCCAGATTGCCTCAGTATCAGCCACTATTATTGCACGCTTGCTGATTGGAAGACTGATTGATAAATTTGGCCCGAAACTCATTTATACCTGGTTACTCGTACTTTGTGCCATTCCGGTGCTGTTAATTGGCACCAGTCAGTCTTACACTTCCTTTTTGCTTTTCCGTTTGGCTATTGGCGTAATTGGCGCATCATTCGTTATTACACAGTTCCACACCTCTATTATGTTTGCCCCAAACATTAAAGGCACAGCCAACGCTACAGCAGGTGGTTTTGGTAATGCAGGTGGCGGTGCTGCAAATTTGTTTATGCCCCTGATTGCCTCTGCGTTGACTGCTTTAGGCTTTTGCAGTACTGAAGATAGCTGGCGTTATGCCATGATTTTCCCTGGAGTAATGCTTTTAATCTGCGCTTTCTTATATAATCGCTACACGCTCGATAGTCCGCAGGGAGATTTTAAAAACATTAAAGACGAAAACATCAAAAGCACCCAAAACACTTTCCTGATTGCAGCAAAAGATTACCGTACCTGGATTTTAACCATTGCCTATGCAGCTTGTTTCGGTGTAGAAATTACGGTCGACAATTTTGCGCCGATTTTCTTTACCGATTCATTTGGTGCAACAATAGCTGTAGCAGGCATGGTTGCAGGTATTTTTGGCTGGATTAACGTTTTTGCCCGCCCACTTGGTGGCATCGTAGCCGATAAAATAGGTAAAACCTGGGGCTTTGACGGCAAAACCCTCTTGTTAGCCATATTATTACTTGTAGAAGGTGTTGGATTGATCTGGTTTGCCAAATCCGGCAATATCAGCATGGCTATTTTCATGATGTTCGTATTTGGCCTGAGCCTAAAAATGGCCAACGGAGCAACCTATAGCCTGGTTCCCTTCATCAATCCGCTTGCTGTGGGCAGTGTGGCAGGTATTGTTGGGGCCGGCGGAAATATCGGTGCCATGTTAATTGCCTTTATGTTTAAGGCTAAAGCCAGTCATGCTTCAAAAAACATAGTCGAAAATGGCATAAACGTACATAAAGACTTAATTGATTACACCAGTGCATTTACCTTACTGGGCTTCATCATTTTAGCAATCG is drawn from Pedobacter sp. HDW13 and contains these coding sequences:
- the nirB gene encoding nitrite reductase large subunit NirB, with the protein product MKEPQIIVIGNGMVGYKFCEKLRSKTSSFNLIVFGEEPRRAYDRVHLSEYFNGKTADDLSLSTENWYQEQNITLFLNNPVVKIDREQQKVYTGNGLEYIYDILVFATGSGAFVPNIPGIEKEGVFVYRTLEDLDLISAYAKKAKTASVIGGGLLGLEAAKALIDLGIDKTSIIEFAPRLMPRQIDAAGSDMLKSKLTDLGLQIHLNKNTSNIEGEGKITALKFTDDTILEADMLVISAGIKPRDELAKACGIEVGPRGGIVVDEKMQTSDPAIFAIGECALFDDMIYGLVAPGYEMAEVLATNLCAGNKNFSSFDMSTKLKLIGIDVASFGDNFITEPDCRTIIFENKHKGVYKRINVSNDGQYLLGGILIGDASAYNMLLQTAINKIALPEDPEELILGSRGGSEPAGAGITSLPDSALICSCEGVSKGDICASVTSGGCENIDDVKKCTKAGTGCGGCMPMVKDLLNYTLKSQGKYIKNVICEHFNYSRQELYDLIHIHELKNYDEVLNALGENDGCEICKPLVSSILASLWNEMILKKGNDVAQDSNDRFLANIQKGGSYSVVPRIPGGEITPEKLIVIGEVAKKYNLYTKITGGQRIDLFGAHLNDLPVIWEELIAAGFESGHAYGKGLRTVKSCVGSTWCRFGLHDSVSFAIRIEERYRGIRAPHKFKSAVSGCIRECAEAQSKDFGIIATEKGWNLYVCGNGGSKPQHALLLATDLDSETCIKYIDRFLMFYIRTADPLTRTATWLNKMEGGIDYLRNVVINDSLGMAKQWEHEIEKLISSYKCEWKEAVENPAIRKRFSHFVNAPEEKDPSIEFVEMRGQKRTAEWKIV
- the nirD gene encoding nitrite reductase small subunit NirD, yielding MTETTNNWLAACRVEDAVENGGVCVKHGEEQIALFYFTRRNEWYATQNECPHKKQMALSRGMIGSITDEPKVACPFHKKTFSLNTGECLSGDECAIKTYPVKVENGTVYVGINPKS
- a CDS encoding MFS transporter, which gives rise to MTTNLSPKPLDKLNIFSLKGVQMKTFHITWLTFFFCFFAWFGMAPLMKIAREQLHLTKDQVGNIQIASVSATIIARLLIGRLIDKFGPKLIYTWLLVLCAIPVLLIGTSQSYTSFLLFRLAIGVIGASFVITQFHTSIMFAPNIKGTANATAGGFGNAGGGAANLFMPLIASALTALGFCSTEDSWRYAMIFPGVMLLICAFLYNRYTLDSPQGDFKNIKDENIKSTQNTFLIAAKDYRTWILTIAYAACFGVEITVDNFAPIFFTDSFGATIAVAGMVAGIFGWINVFARPLGGIVADKIGKTWGFDGKTLLLAILLLVEGVGLIWFAKSGNISMAIFMMFVFGLSLKMANGATYSLVPFINPLAVGSVAGIVGAGGNIGAMLIAFMFKAKASHASKNIVENGINVHKDLIDYTSAFTLLGFIILAIGVVVFIFRTIMAQKTVEIDELVLSTGK